CGCCGACGCCGAGCTCACCGGGCGCGCCATAGGCAGGATTGCCGTCGAAGACGACAAGCGAACTCACCCGCCCGTCGTTGATATCCGACACGAGCTCGGCCAGTGTCCCCGCATTCGATGGTCCCGAGATCGGCGCCGTCAGCTTGTGCGTCTGGCCGGCATTCCCGAGCTGTTGATTGATCCTGGCCACCCAAAGGCCGGCGGCTGCACCGCCGCTCAGACCCGAGACAATGAGAGACCGCCCTGGCCGGCTCTTGCAGGCCGCTGCGGCAAGCGCGATCCAACGGTTCTCGGCATCCGTCAATTCTGGCCGGGATGCGCCCACGACGCCGACGGCGCTGGCAAGCGCCTCAGCGAGCGCGGGCATGCGACGCGCGTCAGCGATCAAGCGCCGAGCGGCTAGTGCGCCCGTCGCGGAGGGTACGCTTTCCGCCATGAGCAATTGATTACCCGGCCGATCCGTAAACCGTCGTCGCGACTGCGACCATCCCAGCGCATTGCGCAGCTGGTCAGGTCCAGGTCCCAGAAAATCATCATCGAGGCTGATAACGAGGTCCGCCTCTCCAAGCACATAGTGCTGACTTGCCGCCTGGCCGTATACCGCGGCGTTGATTTGCCGCCTCGCACCGACGCCCGCTGCCGAATGCATATGAAGGCGCGCCTTGGGAAGCTGCTTCAGGAAAGCATCAATCTGCCGCAACAGCGTCGGCGACGTGGTGGGCCCGAGCAGCAGCCGCACGCCCTCGCCCCGATCCGCCCGCCAGCCCTCGCGCATGGTGCCGATAGCGGCCCCCGCATCGGCCCAGCTCACTGGCTCGCCATGCCGGCTCGGCGCGGCCGCGCGGTCGGGATCATAGAGCTGCAGTACCGCGCCCTGCATAAAGACGTCGCTGCGGCCTTGCGTGGCCGGATGACCTGGATTGCCGTCGAGCTTGGTCGGGCGCCCCGCATGAACAGTGGCGATCACGGGTTGCGCATAGCCGTCGAGCAGAACCGCGGTGGCATAGTAGCGCGGCAGCCCCATCGTCTCGCTCGCAGGCTGGTCGACATAGGGCAACGCCGCGACGAATGAGCTCTTCTCGCAGCCGGTCAGACCCGCCAGTGCGAAAGATGCGCCCATCAGCTTCAGGAATTCGCGGCGTGCAGTCTTGGAGAATTCCTGGACCGCTGGGTATTCCGCGTCGATGTAGGCCTGAAACCGCGGATCGTCCGAGAGCTCCTCGACGCCTGCCCAGACGCGCGGCCCGCCTGTCGATCGATGGTCGATGCGGTGCTTCATCGGTGACACACGTAGCAATGCGTGAGCTCGCCGAAGCGAATACCTTCATGGGCGGCGATCGCCTCGCCTTCCTTGCGTGCATCCGGTGACGGCTTCCACGTCATGTCGGTGATGTGGTCCCGCGGACGCAGATACGGCGCGGGATCGCGATGGCAATCGAGGCAGAACTCCATCGTGAACGCCTTCGCCCGATAGGTCAGCGCCATCTGGTCGATGCGGCCGTGGCAGGTTTCGCAGCCGACGCCCTTGGCGATATGAATGTCGTGACGGAAGAACACGTAGTCGGGAAGCTTTGCGACCCGCGTCCATTGGATCGGCGTGTTGTCGGCGAGGCTTCGCCGCACTGGCTCGAGCATCGACGCGCTGGTCCAGATTTCCGAGTGGCATGTCATACAGGTCTCGGTCGGTGGGAGGCCTGCCTGCGGCCCAGCCTCAACATTGCTGTGGCAATAGCGACAGTCGATACCCAGTTCCCCGGCATGATGGCGATGACTGAACGGCACGGGCTGGTGCGGGCGAATGTCGGTGTCCGTCATGTACGCCGAGTGCGCAAAGCCCACGACCGCAACAGCGCCGCCGCCGGCCAGCGACAGGCCGCCGATCAGAAACAGGCGTAACCAGGTGTCCGCCACAGAGGAGAATATTTGGACCATTCTCGCTGCGACCCGATGGCGAGCTGTCGGTCGACAATCTTGCCGTCGTGCGTTGGTTCCTAATGTAGGAACGCTATCGCCGACACGGCATTGTCCTGCCGCGATCGAGGACAGCACCATGGCGGACGGCAAACGCTTCGACTACGAGCGGTCGGACGTCGGACTCCGCCTCGTCGGCTGGCTTGCGGGAGGCCTTGCGACTTTCGTCGCAGTCACGCCGCTCCTATTGCCGCTCATGTTTCCGCAATCGACGAAGCGCATCACGCCCGCTAGCCGACCCGCGCTGAGCTCAAATGCGCCAGCCCTCGAGGTCGCCCCTCGGGATACGCTGCGGAAGTCACGACAAGGTGACGAGCAGATCACGCGCGGTTACGGCTGGGCCGA
The DNA window shown above is from Bradyrhizobium sp. CB1650 and carries:
- a CDS encoding cytochrome c3 family protein, yielding MVQIFSSVADTWLRLFLIGGLSLAGGGAVAVVGFAHSAYMTDTDIRPHQPVPFSHRHHAGELGIDCRYCHSNVEAGPQAGLPPTETCMTCHSEIWTSASMLEPVRRSLADNTPIQWTRVAKLPDYVFFRHDIHIAKGVGCETCHGRIDQMALTYRAKAFTMEFCLDCHRDPAPYLRPRDHITDMTWKPSPDARKEGEAIAAHEGIRFGELTHCYVCHR